The Xenorhabdus doucetiae genome has a window encoding:
- a CDS encoding HlyD family secretion protein, translating to MKKRTLFTILLIIFLIAMAVLFRSHSQELLLQGEVDAPEVIVASKVAGRVVKVHVERGDNVKVGQLMVSLDSPELAAKVGAAQATRDQAKAKLELSLNGTSEETIRSLEAALAQAQSGYNNAQREFDRLKNISTNGYVSATDLDNARSARDIAYQKMLGAKAALDEGKNGDRIELRRQLQAALNEAEENLRELEIQRDDLQVKAPVNGEVGPLPAEVGQLFNASSPLATLVRISEAYFVYNLRENILANVRKGDKIKLRVPALGNQEIEAEIRYIAPMGDYATKRATRATGDFDLRTFEVRLYPLQPVDGLRPGMSALWLWDK from the coding sequence ATGAAGAAAAGAACACTTTTCACCATCTTACTGATCATTTTCCTGATCGCAATGGCCGTGCTTTTCCGTTCCCATAGTCAGGAACTTTTGTTGCAGGGAGAGGTTGATGCGCCGGAAGTCATCGTGGCTTCCAAGGTTGCGGGGCGAGTCGTTAAGGTTCATGTTGAACGAGGTGATAACGTTAAAGTGGGGCAATTGATGGTAAGTCTTGACAGCCCCGAACTGGCAGCCAAAGTTGGCGCGGCGCAAGCGACACGCGATCAAGCTAAGGCAAAACTTGAATTATCCCTGAATGGGACGAGTGAGGAGACCATTCGAAGTTTAGAAGCCGCTCTTGCACAGGCCCAATCAGGATACAACAATGCACAACGTGAATTTGATCGGCTCAAAAATATATCAACCAATGGTTATGTGTCCGCCACTGATCTGGATAATGCACGTAGCGCACGGGATATTGCCTATCAGAAGATGCTGGGAGCTAAGGCAGCGCTGGATGAAGGGAAAAATGGAGACCGCATAGAATTACGGCGGCAGCTTCAGGCAGCATTGAATGAAGCAGAAGAAAATCTGCGTGAATTGGAAATACAGCGCGATGATCTGCAAGTTAAAGCCCCCGTTAATGGTGAAGTCGGGCCATTACCCGCGGAAGTAGGGCAACTTTTTAATGCCAGTAGTCCGTTGGCGACATTGGTACGTATTTCAGAGGCTTATTTTGTCTATAACCTGCGGGAAAATATTTTGGCCAACGTTCGCAAGGGCGACAAAATTAAATTGCGTGTCCCTGCCCTGGGCAATCAAGAGATTGAGGCTGAAATCCGCTATATCGCGCCAATGGGGGATTATGCGACAAAACGGGCAACCCGTGCGACGGGCGATTTTGATCTGAGAACCTTTGAGGTTCGCTTATATCCCTTGCAACCCGTCGATGGCTTACGTCCGGGCATGAGTGCGTTATGGCTCTGGGATAAGTAA
- a CDS encoding ABC transporter permease, with protein MNIKAVWGSFEQRFTQEFSAALHSPVFHWLSWLFPLLLFILTSANFSEGTLFNLPVSVVDNDQSAQSRTFIRNLNAAPHADIKSYNNSLPESIERIRRAQDYALLYIPEDFEKEALSGKQPTISIYYNALFYGAGRYSIQDFSGLMAETNAKYRTIIAAEMGRQLPPLAKATMSYDSLFNASGSYIYFQQFAATIHLLQLFVVTCTIYTMARGKPLLDAESFIGALLGKLAPYTLIFTLLLMVEITALVIFSDAKVAGNPLYMPIVGFFYVIAAQSIGLLLFTFTSSAITAYTMMGMLVSIALAFSGMIVPELSMIWPARVISTLEPLTYALNALFDIFLREVSLQIILHICLILLIYPAVCSLLIRNRLWQRLNQSEGVA; from the coding sequence ATGAATATAAAAGCGGTATGGGGAAGTTTTGAGCAAAGATTTACCCAGGAATTTAGCGCTGCGCTGCACAGTCCGGTTTTTCACTGGCTGAGTTGGCTATTCCCTTTGCTGCTGTTTATCTTAACGAGTGCCAATTTTTCAGAAGGCACCCTGTTTAACTTACCTGTCTCTGTTGTGGATAACGACCAGAGCGCGCAATCACGTACCTTTATTCGCAATTTGAATGCCGCCCCCCATGCGGATATCAAGTCTTATAACAATAGCTTGCCGGAATCCATAGAACGTATACGCCGGGCGCAGGATTACGCGCTGCTTTATATTCCAGAGGATTTTGAAAAAGAGGCTTTAAGTGGAAAACAGCCGACGATAAGTATCTATTACAATGCCCTGTTTTATGGAGCCGGGCGCTACTCAATCCAGGATTTCAGCGGATTGATGGCAGAAACGAATGCCAAATACCGCACAATCATTGCTGCCGAAATGGGGCGGCAATTACCGCCGTTAGCCAAAGCAACGATGTCCTATGACAGTTTGTTTAACGCCAGTGGCAGTTATATTTATTTCCAGCAATTTGCGGCAACCATTCACCTATTACAGCTTTTTGTCGTCACATGCACTATCTATACAATGGCCAGGGGAAAACCACTCTTGGATGCAGAATCTTTCATTGGGGCATTATTGGGGAAATTGGCACCCTATACGTTGATTTTCACACTGCTATTGATGGTGGAAATTACGGCGCTGGTGATTTTCTCAGATGCAAAAGTCGCCGGTAATCCGTTGTATATGCCGATTGTGGGATTTTTCTATGTGATCGCTGCGCAAAGCATTGGCTTGTTACTGTTTACTTTCACCAGCAGTGCAATAACGGCTTACACGATGATGGGGATGCTGGTCAGTATTGCACTGGCATTTTCCGGTATGATCGTACCAGAACTCTCCATGATATGGCCGGCCAGGGTTATCTCTACTCTTGAACCATTAACTTATGCCTTGAATGCCCTGTTTGACATCTTCCTGCGGGAAGTCTCGTTACAGATTATTTTGCATATTTGCCTGATATTGCTGATCTATCCTGCGGTTTGTAGCCTTCTGATCCGCAATCGCTTGTGGCAGCGGCTTAATCAATCAGAGGGAGTCGCATAA
- a CDS encoding ABC transporter permease: MSGYGKASWALYWQTLRDVFLGMLEKPMWLLLIVSLCVISMVYVHPSLWDLPIAVIDQDNSHASRALIRNIDSTANVETQSYNSLDHARRDLLQRTIFAIIIVPVDFEKRLLSGQNVTVPVYGDATNRLANGQIQKNLSLAYQQLLSEYDGMLLLQSGFSIEQVKILLQPIRGETIGLFNPGVSYPAIVFPGLLVMLLQHSLLISCVRVSISLRETPQGSPPLPVYLGTLSALIPIWLFLSVIFFILWPWILGYRQDAPIYLVLLLTFPFLLTVLGLGKLVTECLRSVEMIYLTLAFITTPVFYISGTIWPPQAMPEWVRVISSALPSTWATKAIAGVNQMGLPLHNVYKDIGMMLLLGVIYMVLGILVGMLRNKEFRYLIQRIKRLFSL, from the coding sequence ATGTCGGGCTATGGGAAAGCAAGTTGGGCATTATACTGGCAGACATTGCGCGATGTATTTCTGGGGATGTTGGAAAAACCCATGTGGCTGCTATTGATTGTTTCGTTGTGTGTGATAAGCATGGTTTATGTTCATCCTTCTTTGTGGGATTTACCGATTGCCGTGATCGATCAGGATAACAGCCATGCGAGCCGTGCGTTGATCCGTAATATTGATTCCACGGCGAACGTGGAAACCCAAAGCTACAATAGTCTCGACCATGCCCGGCGTGACTTGCTACAGCGAACCATCTTTGCCATTATCATCGTCCCGGTGGATTTTGAAAAACGCCTGCTCAGCGGACAAAATGTCACTGTGCCAGTTTATGGTGATGCGACCAATCGCCTCGCCAATGGGCAGATTCAAAAGAATTTGTCACTGGCTTATCAACAGCTCTTGTCAGAGTACGACGGCATGTTGCTTTTGCAATCGGGTTTCAGCATTGAGCAGGTAAAAATCTTGCTACAACCGATTCGGGGTGAAACCATCGGATTATTTAACCCAGGTGTCAGTTATCCCGCAATAGTCTTTCCGGGTTTATTAGTCATGCTGTTGCAACACTCCTTGTTAATTTCTTGTGTTCGCGTCAGCATTTCCCTACGGGAAACCCCCCAGGGCAGTCCACCGCTTCCCGTCTATTTGGGAACATTATCCGCTTTGATCCCCATCTGGCTGTTCCTGTCAGTGATCTTTTTTATCCTGTGGCCGTGGATCTTAGGGTATCGGCAAGATGCGCCGATTTACCTTGTGTTGTTGTTGACATTCCCGTTCCTGTTGACGGTATTAGGGTTGGGAAAATTGGTGACAGAATGCTTGCGCAGCGTGGAAATGATTTATTTGACGTTGGCTTTTATTACTACGCCGGTCTTCTATATTTCTGGCACCATTTGGCCGCCTCAGGCGATGCCTGAGTGGGTCAGGGTGATTTCATCGGCCTTGCCATCAACATGGGCAACAAAAGCAATCGCAGGGGTTAACCAGATGGGATTGCCGCTGCACAATGTGTACAAAGATATTGGCATGATGTTACTACTTGGCGTGATATATATGGTGTTGGGCATTTTGGTTGGTATGCTACGCAATAAAGAATTTCGTTATCTCATCCAGCGCATTAAACGGCTATTTTCTCTATAA
- a CDS encoding GNAT family N-acetyltransferase, with amino-acid sequence MLIRVEIPVDAMGIDRLLRQSFETSAEAELIHQLREDGLLTLGIVATDDEGQVIGYAGFAPVDINGEDHQWVGLTPLAVAEQYRCHRLGEKLVYEGLDSLNEFGYGAVVVLGDPEYYYRFGFKLANEYQLYCPWPDCEDYFLIYPLADISQGDCHGLVTYPAYFDHLWS; translated from the coding sequence ATGTTAATCAGAGTCGAAATTCCTGTTGATGCGATGGGGATTGATCGTTTGTTACGTCAATCTTTTGAAACATCGGCAGAAGCTGAGTTAATTCATCAACTAAGAGAAGATGGTTTATTGACATTGGGTATTGTTGCGACCGACGATGAAGGCCAGGTGATTGGCTATGCCGGTTTCGCGCCCGTTGATATCAATGGTGAAGATCATCAATGGGTTGGTTTGACGCCATTGGCGGTGGCGGAACAGTATCGTTGTCATAGGCTGGGTGAAAAATTGGTTTATGAAGGGCTGGATAGCCTCAACGAGTTTGGCTATGGAGCGGTTGTGGTGCTGGGTGATCCGGAATATTACTACCGTTTTGGCTTTAAGCTTGCTAATGAATACCAATTATATTGCCCATGGCCTGATTGTGAGGATTACTTCTTGATCTACCCCCTGGCTGATATTTCACAGGGCGATTGTCATGGTCTGGTTACTTATCCTGCTTATTTTGATCACCTGTGGTCATAG
- a CDS encoding GIY-YIG nuclease family protein translates to MKVSHWYIYLIRTRNGSLYTGITTNISRRLMQHAAGKGAKYLRGKAPLMLVYQSPVKDKGAALKVEYRVKKLSKQQKERLVIDQPLCITTYLMQMGSSEKFFTLAMTTGDQNKQDK, encoded by the coding sequence ATTAAAGTCTCTCACTGGTATATCTACCTGATCAGAACCCGGAACGGGAGCCTGTATACCGGAATAACGACCAATATATCCCGTCGATTGATGCAGCATGCAGCCGGAAAAGGGGCAAAATACCTACGAGGAAAAGCGCCATTGATGTTGGTTTATCAGAGTCCAGTCAAGGATAAGGGAGCGGCACTAAAAGTGGAATATCGGGTGAAGAAACTGAGTAAACAGCAAAAAGAAAGGCTAGTTATTGACCAGCCTCTCTGTATAACAACGTATTTAATGCAAATGGGTTCATCTGAGAAGTTTTTCACCCTGGCTATGACCACAGGTGATCAAAATAAGCAGGATAAGTAA
- the bhsA gene encoding multiple stress resistance protein BhsA, protein MKNVKNIGAILALCAVSFGSFAATEVQVAKGEKVGVVSVSGAETLDSLTTELSKKADEVGATYFRIISANGQNQLNGVAEIYK, encoded by the coding sequence ATGAAAAATGTAAAAAATATTGGGGCTATTTTAGCACTATGTGCGGTTTCTTTTGGTTCTTTTGCCGCAACTGAAGTTCAAGTTGCTAAGGGAGAAAAAGTCGGTGTTGTTTCCGTTAGCGGTGCAGAAACACTCGATAGCCTGACCACAGAGTTATCCAAAAAAGCTGATGAAGTTGGCGCAACGTATTTCCGCATTATTTCGGCAAATGGCCAGAACCAACTCAATGGCGTTGCTGAAATTTATAAATAA
- a CDS encoding YhbP family protein, translating into MDSNKEILIIRQYLVRQHVFTLCTSSAQDLWCANCFYAFDADSMALWFMTETDTRHGKMMQNNPVVAGTIAGQTRNIAQIKGIQFRGDVMPLSGEAATLARARYCRRFPVALSAKSPIWQLNLNEIKMVNNTLGFGKKLHWQR; encoded by the coding sequence ATGGATTCAAATAAAGAAATTTTAATCATTCGCCAATATCTCGTCAGGCAACATGTATTCACGCTGTGCACCTCTTCGGCTCAGGATTTATGGTGTGCGAACTGCTTTTATGCCTTTGATGCGGATAGCATGGCGCTCTGGTTTATGACTGAAACTGATACCCGCCACGGTAAGATGATGCAAAACAATCCCGTCGTTGCAGGGACGATCGCCGGCCAGACACGCAATATCGCACAAATAAAAGGGATTCAATTTCGTGGTGACGTCATGCCATTGAGCGGTGAAGCCGCAACCCTCGCCAGAGCGCGTTATTGCCGCCGTTTTCCTGTCGCGCTGTCTGCCAAATCTCCCATCTGGCAGCTTAATCTCAATGAAATCAAAATGGTGAATAACACCCTCGGTTTTGGCAAAAAACTGCATTGGCAGCGTTAA
- the nrdG gene encoding anaerobic ribonucleoside-triphosphate reductase-activating protein: MNYHQYYPVDVVNGPGTRCTLFVSGCLHQCRGCYNQSTWRVDSGQPFTPALEDQIMADLKDQRIKRQGLSLSGGDPLHPHNVPCILRLVKRVREECPDKDIWLWTGYGLNELNEEQQAVINHIHVLVDGKFEQALYDPALIWRGSHNQVIHYFR, from the coding sequence ATGAATTATCACCAATATTATCCGGTTGATGTGGTCAATGGCCCCGGAACCCGCTGTACGCTGTTTGTGTCAGGTTGCCTGCATCAATGCCGTGGCTGCTATAACCAAAGCACATGGCGCGTCGATTCGGGTCAGCCTTTTACGCCAGCCCTCGAAGATCAGATCATGGCTGACCTGAAAGATCAGCGGATTAAACGGCAAGGTTTGTCATTATCCGGCGGCGATCCGCTGCATCCCCACAATGTTCCCTGCATATTGCGGCTGGTTAAACGGGTACGCGAAGAGTGCCCAGATAAGGATATCTGGCTATGGACAGGTTATGGCCTCAATGAATTAAATGAAGAGCAACAAGCAGTTATCAATCATATCCATGTGCTGGTGGATGGGAAATTTGAACAGGCGTTGTATGATCCCGCGTTAATTTGGCGGGGCAGTCATAATCAGGTTATCCATTATTTCAGGTGA